CACCGACCGACGGTGGACCGCCCGACCCCGACCGACGGTCCGGAAAGTGAATCTCGGCAGTCATGTCGGCTCGGCCGTGCCGCCCCTGTTGGAAACCGTCGAACCTGCCCTCGGGGGTGGGGCCGAACCCGCCGTGCGGGCTGGCCGGGGCCGGCGGGGGTAGCTGACCAGCGGGCGTGACCGGCGGGTATCCCCCGGTGGCGCGCGGATCCTCGTACCGCCCGTAGGCGCCGGTGGGCTGATCGGCGTACTGGCCGTACGGGTCGTGGCTCGGTCCACCTGCCTGCGCGGGCAATGGACGCGGCGGCAGCGCGGCGGCCGGCGGCATCGGGCGATCGGGAATCATCGGGCGATCGGGAATCATCGGCGCCACCCGCTCCGGCGGACCGTGCCGGTCCGCCGGCACCGACCGGTTCTCGGCGACTCGCCCGGCCGGGCCGCGTTCCTCCAACTCGGCCAACTGCCGCTCCACCCGGTCCAGGTGAAGGTCGACCTGCCATTCGTCGTATCCGTTGAACCGGACCCGAAAAACGACGTCGTGTACCTCCTGGGCGGAAACCGGTGACCCGACCGGCTCACCCGCGAGTGTGGCCTCGACACGGTCCAGGAAGGCATCCACTTCGTCGACCTTGTAACCGCGACGAAGCGCCCTACGCCGAAAGCGCTGTCCCTGACTCGCCACTATGTCTCCTGGTGTACTCGCTGATCACGCCAGCAGCTCATGTCGCCACCGCCGCGGCGGCCAGCTGCCCGCATGCACCGTCGATCTCCCGGCCCCGGGTGTCGCGAACCGTGGCCGGGACGCCGGCCGCGCGCAGCCGCCGAACGAATTCCCGCTCCACCGGCTTGGCGCTGGCGTCCCACCGGCTGCCGGGTGTCGGATTGAGTGGAATGAGATTCACGTGGGCCATGCGTCCAGCCAGCAATCGGCCCAAGAGATCGGCTCGCCACGGCTGGTCGTTCACATCCCGAATCATCGCGTATTCGATGGACACCCGCCGTCCCGTGCGATCCGCGTACTCCCACGCGGCGTCCAAGACTTCGGCGACCTTCCACCGTTGGTTGACAGGCACGAGCTCGTCGCGCAGATCATCATCGGGCGCGTGCAACGACAACGCAAGGGTCACCGAAAGGTCTTCTCCGGCCAGCCGCCGCATCGCCGGTACCAGCCCGACCGTCGAAACGGTCAGATGCCGCTGGGACAGGCCCAGGCCTTCGGGCGGGGGGGCACAAAGCCGCCGAATCGCGGCGAGTACCCGGCCGTAGTTGGCCAACGGCTCGCCCATTCCCATGAACACGACATGCGACAACCGGGGCGGTGATCCGGTGACTCCACCGCCGGCCGCCACCCTCGCCAGGTAGACGACCTGGTCGACGATCTCGGCGGTCGACAGGTTGCGGGTCAGCCCGGCCTGACCGGTGGCGCAGAACGGGCAGGCCATTCCGCAGCCGGCCTGGCTGGACACGCAGACCGTGACCCGGTCCGGGTAGCCCATCAGGACGCTCTCGACCAACGAACCGTCGTGCAGCCGCCACAGCGCCTTGTGGGTGGCGCCCGCGTCGCACGAGCTTTCGCGCACCGGGGTCAGCAAGGTCGGAAGCAGGCGCTCGGTGATCAGGTCACGGGCGAGCGCTGGCAGGTCGGTCATCGCCGAGGGATCCCGGACCAGCCGACCGAAGTAGTGGTTGGAGACCTGCTTGGCCCGAAAGGCCGGTTGCCCCAGACCAGCGAGCAGCGTCCGCCGCTCGGCGAGATCCAGGTCGGCGAGGTGCCGGGGCGGCATGGTGGGCCGACCGGCGGCCTCGGTGGGCACCGGACGGAGTGGGGTCAGCGGCAGGCTTCTCATGACAGGTCCAGTCTCCCACGATCCCGCCGCAACCGGCTCACCCCGGGGCAGGGATCGATCAGTGACGGCACGAGCGCCCGGATCCACGTCTCATCCGGCTGGAGCGATCAGGGTCAACACAAGATAGGCGGTGGGCAGCGCGAACAGGATCGAGTCGAGCCGGTCCATCAACCCGCCATGGCCGGGCAACAGATTGCTCATGTCCTTGACGCGCAGATCCCGCTTGATCATCGATTCGGCGAGGTCACCGAGCACGGCGGCCACCGAGATCGCCACCCCGAACACCGCTCCCCACCAGGGCATGACGTCAAGCAGCAGGTAGAGCAGCAGCGCGCTGCCAGCGGCGGCGGCGGCCACCGAACCGGCAAACCCCTCCCAGGACTTCTTGGGGCTGATCGTCGGCGCCATCGGATGCCGGCCGAGGAACACTCCGGCCGCGTAACCTCCGGTGTCGGACAGGATGACCGCGGCCAGTGTCACCAGGATCTGGAGGTCGCCATCGGGTCGGCTCGTCAGCAACGCGGCGAACCCACCCAGGAACGGAACGTAGACGGCGACCAAGGTCGCGGCGGCGGCGTCCCGTTGGTACCCCTGAGGGCCGTCACCCAGCCGCCAGACCAGGGTGGCCAGCACCGTCGCCAGCAGCCCGAGGGCGAGCGCGTCCGGGCCGGTACGCCAGGCCAGCACCATCATCAGCACGCCACCCACCAGCAGCGGCGGTACCGGTGGCTGCAGTCCGGCGGTCCGCAGCGCCCGACTCATTTCCCAGATCGCGACGCCGATCGCCACGACCAGAACTCCGAGGAACGCCGGCCGCCAGACGAAGAGCGACGACAGGATGAGGGCCCCCAGCCCGACGCCGACGCCGATCGCCGCAGGCAGGTTCCGACCAGCCCGGCTCGGCCCGGGACCACTACCGCCCGGTCCGGAACCGGCAGACGGCTCCCGGCCAGCGGACGTCTCACGGTCAACCGAGACGTCGGCGGAGCCGGCCTTCGCGGCGGCAGAGGATCGACTCGGCGTGCCACCTGCGCGACGTCGGCGCGCGCCGGCGCGGCGACGCGCCGGGGATTCCGGCTCGGTCCGGGGCAGCATCTCGGTAGGGGTCTCGGCCGTCGCCGCTGACTCGTCTACCGGTGACGACCTGCTCCCGGTCGGCCGGTCGTTCGTACGTACACCATCGGGGTGGAGATGGTCCGGACGCGAGCCATCGGGACGCAGGTCGTCCGGACCATCGACGGCCCCGGCGTACGGGGCACGACCACCGGCACCGGTGAAGGGGCTACGGCCGGCGGTCGGTCCCGCGTACGGGAACTCGCCGGTACCGGTATACGGGCCACCGCCGGACGGGCCGGCACCGTTGATGCCGGCGTACGGGTTCGTCGGGGGTCTACCGTCGTATCCGGGGCGTCCGTATCCGGGGCGTCCCACCTGGCCGTTGGGTTCAGCCCGATCGACCGCCGGGTGGCCGTTACGGAACCCCGGAGCGGACGGTTCAGGCGCGGCACCGGAGTACCGCGCCCGATGACGATCGTCCGGGTGATCACCGCCGGCGGTCTCGGGGTAGGACATCAGACCTCGAGCAGCTCGGATTCCTTGTGCTTGACCAAGTCGTCAATGCTCGACACGTACCGGTGGGTCAGGTCGTCGAGTTCCTTCTCGGCCCGGCGTCCATCGTCCTCCCCTGCCTCGCCGTCCTTGACGATCCGATCCAGTTCTTCCTTGCCCTTACGGCGGACGTTGCGGATGGCCACCTTGGCGTCCTCGCCCTTGCCCCGGGCAACCTTGATCATGTCGCGCCGACGGTCCTCGGTCATCTGCGGCAGCAGAATGCGCAGCTGGTTGCCCTCGTTGTTGGGGTTCACCCCAAGATCCGAATCACGGATCGCCTTTTCCATCGCGGCCAACTGCGACATGTCGTACGGCTT
The sequence above is a segment of the Solwaraspora sp. WMMD406 genome. Coding sequences within it:
- a CDS encoding DivIVA domain-containing protein, with protein sequence MASQGQRFRRRALRRGYKVDEVDAFLDRVEATLAGEPVGSPVSAQEVHDVVFRVRFNGYDEWQVDLHLDRVERQLAELEERGPAGRVAENRSVPADRHGPPERVAPMIPDRPMIPDRPMPPAAALPPRPLPAQAGGPSHDPYGQYADQPTGAYGRYEDPRATGGYPPVTPAGQLPPPAPASPHGGFGPTPEGRFDGFQQGRHGRADMTAEIHFPDRRSGSGGPPSVGGPAGMPGQGTRPGQGEAPAHPGMGGPGGGHPGMGGPGGGHPGMGGPGGGMRGPSIGGPMSSRPSGPGNELQRIDQMRRTFQVRRFGSGYDPAQVDRLFEDILTAMAGRGPMPVDTAELDTVQFGLVTGGYFEAEVDAALKEVQDILQRR
- the rlmN gene encoding 23S rRNA (adenine(2503)-C(2))-methyltransferase RlmN yields the protein MRSLPLTPLRPVPTEAAGRPTMPPRHLADLDLAERRTLLAGLGQPAFRAKQVSNHYFGRLVRDPSAMTDLPALARDLITERLLPTLLTPVRESSCDAGATHKALWRLHDGSLVESVLMGYPDRVTVCVSSQAGCGMACPFCATGQAGLTRNLSTAEIVDQVVYLARVAAGGGVTGSPPRLSHVVFMGMGEPLANYGRVLAAIRRLCAPPPEGLGLSQRHLTVSTVGLVPAMRRLAGEDLSVTLALSLHAPDDDLRDELVPVNQRWKVAEVLDAAWEYADRTGRRVSIEYAMIRDVNDQPWRADLLGRLLAGRMAHVNLIPLNPTPGSRWDASAKPVEREFVRRLRAAGVPATVRDTRGREIDGACGQLAAAAVAT
- a CDS encoding phosphatidate cytidylyltransferase, producing MRPDGSRPDHLHPDGVRTNDRPTGSRSSPVDESAATAETPTEMLPRTEPESPARRRAGARRRRAGGTPSRSSAAAKAGSADVSVDRETSAGREPSAGSGPGGSGPGPSRAGRNLPAAIGVGVGLGALILSSLFVWRPAFLGVLVVAIGVAIWEMSRALRTAGLQPPVPPLLVGGVLMMVLAWRTGPDALALGLLATVLATLVWRLGDGPQGYQRDAAAATLVAVYVPFLGGFAALLTSRPDGDLQILVTLAAVILSDTGGYAAGVFLGRHPMAPTISPKKSWEGFAGSVAAAAAGSALLLYLLLDVMPWWGAVFGVAISVAAVLGDLAESMIKRDLRVKDMSNLLPGHGGLMDRLDSILFALPTAYLVLTLIAPAG
- the frr gene encoding ribosome recycling factor, translating into MIEETLLEAEEKMERAVEHAKEDLGAIRTGRATPAMFSRIVLDYYGTPTPITQMASVAVPEPRMAIIKPYDMSQLAAMEKAIRDSDLGVNPNNEGNQLRILLPQMTEDRRRDMIKVARGKGEDAKVAIRNVRRKGKEELDRIVKDGEAGEDDGRRAEKELDDLTHRYVSSIDDLVKHKESELLEV